The stretch of DNA ACTTGGCCTGGATGAACGGCACGTATTGGATGATGTCGTCGAGGTGATCGACCGGCACCTTGGTTCCATAGACCATCTCGGGCGCGCCCTTCTTGATCGCCTCGAAATCCCCACCGCCCCAGGCATCGAGCGGCCGGTCCTGGAAAATGCCCGTGTCGATCATCAGCCCGAAGTTCTTCGTGCCGGTACGCTCGATGAAGTTGACGTAGCCTTCTGTCACCGGATGACGGATCGGCGTGGGGGCATGGATCTCCGGCAGGATCATCATGTCGAGTTGCTGCGCCAGATCGAGGCTGCGCTCGACCGCCCCTTCCCAGATAGGGTCGGGGGTCAACGTGCGATCAATCACCCCGAACTTGGGGCGAATGAACTTGAAGCCAAGACGATGCGCCAGTCGCAGGTCTTGGGCGATCTGCACCGCGCCTTCCTCGACGCTCATGTTGCGGTCGATCTGGATGCGGGTGTCGACCCAGCAGGCGAAGTTCGTCGGCTCGAGGCCGTAACGCTCAAGTTGCGCGAACCAATGGTCGATCCAGACAACCGGCGGCTCGGGATAGAGCGGGACGCTTGTCTAACCCAGGATTTCGATTCCGGTGGAACCTGTGTCAGCGACATGATCGAACGCATCATCAAGCGTCATCACCGTGCCGAAATCGTCGGTATAGCTGTACAGCGAAACGCCGTACCGAAAACCTGTCATATGCTCTCTCCCGTCGCCGTCGGACTCGCACCAGCCCTATTAATCAGCGATTATTAGACCCCCTATTAAATGCCGTTCAATCCGCGCGCA from Novosphingobium humi encodes:
- a CDS encoding sugar phosphate isomerase/epimerase family protein; the protein is MDHWFAQLERYGLEPTNFACWVDTRIQIDRNMSVEEGAVQIAQDLRLAHRLGFKFIRPKFGVIDRTLTPDPIWEGAVERSLDLAQQLDMMILPEIHAPTPIRHPVTEGYVNFIERTGTKNFGLMIDTGIFQDRPLDAWGGGDFEAIKKGAPEMVYGTKVPVDHLDDIIQYVPFIQAKFHRIDENLHDHQIPWDRIVPKLKALGYTGYLSSEYEGARDPWVAIEQVRRQHALVRKLEAEYEAANGGLVDA